The window AAACGGTAATCATCGTCAAAACTCACCGCCATGCCAGCCGGCGTACACCGCACCACGGTACCCTTGAGCTGAACTCGACCGCCGGGACGATTCCGACCGGGAAGCTGCAACTCGAAGCTCAGCTCACAGCCCTGGGCCAGGGGCCGCGTGGTATCAAAAAAAGCGCCGGCCGCGGAAATATCCCGGGTTAC of the Pseudomonadota bacterium genome contains:
- a CDS encoding PilZ domain-containing protein, encoding MADRRHLQRFDLDIPVLLTAVPNGCECSDKLLVTRDISAAGAFFDTTRPLAQGCELSFELQLPGRNRPGGRVQLKGTVVRCTPAGMAVSFDDDYR